A window of Clostridium sp. 'White wine YQ' contains these coding sequences:
- a CDS encoding EAL and HDOD domain-containing protein, giving the protein MEVYVGRQPIFDNKNKVVAYELLFRNSLENEYSEEDGERATLEVILNTFYTLGSNEVTEGKKAFINFTEQMIHTNIFSIISPDKVAVEILESIEPTKEVIEICKHLKELGYVIALDDFIYDEKYKELINYVDIIKVDFRASGPIERKEIMKKVSNPRVKFLAEKVETHEEFKEALNLGYDFFQGYFFSKPQILVGKDITESDYATINIMNELNSNSFNINSVEKIILSDVALSFKLLKYINSAAFGLVSEINTIRSALNLLGEKEIKKWLHFALLRGINENKPSELYNTALIRAKFSESIAQLINREELSYDSYLIGMFSLLDAIFDKPMKYILDKIAISEDIKGILLGQKSLQNDILSLVIAYESGAWEKVDSLVKEFNIREKELTKSYLNSIKWVSDFNI; this is encoded by the coding sequence ATGGAAGTTTATGTTGGAAGGCAACCCATTTTTGACAATAAAAACAAGGTAGTTGCATATGAACTTTTATTTAGAAATAGTTTGGAAAATGAATACAGTGAGGAAGATGGTGAAAGAGCCACCTTAGAAGTAATTTTAAATACTTTTTATACTCTAGGTTCTAATGAAGTAACAGAAGGAAAGAAAGCTTTTATTAATTTTACAGAGCAAATGATACATACGAATATTTTTTCAATTATTTCGCCAGATAAAGTTGCAGTAGAAATTTTGGAGAGTATTGAACCAACAAAAGAAGTAATTGAGATATGTAAGCATCTTAAGGAATTGGGTTATGTTATTGCTTTAGATGACTTTATATATGATGAAAAATATAAAGAATTAATTAATTATGTAGATATTATAAAAGTTGACTTTAGAGCTTCTGGACCAATAGAGAGAAAAGAAATTATGAAAAAGGTATCTAATCCTAGAGTAAAATTTTTAGCGGAGAAAGTAGAGACGCATGAAGAATTTAAAGAAGCTCTTAACCTTGGATATGATTTTTTTCAAGGGTACTTTTTTAGTAAGCCACAAATATTAGTAGGGAAGGATATTACGGAATCTGACTATGCAACAATAAATATTATGAATGAGCTTAACAGCAATTCTTTTAATATAAATTCAGTTGAAAAGATTATATTATCAGACGTTGCACTATCTTTTAAACTTTTAAAGTACATAAATTCTGCAGCCTTTGGCCTTGTTTCAGAAATTAATACAATAAGAAGTGCCTTAAATCTTTTAGGAGAGAAAGAAATAAAAAAATGGCTTCATTTTGCTTTATTAAGAGGAATAAATGAAAATAAGCCTAGTGAATTATATAATACAGCGCTTATTAGAGCTAAATTCAGTGAAAGTATTGCTCAATTAATTAATAGAGAAGAATTATCTTATGATTCATATCTTATAGGAATGTTCTCCTTACTTGATGCTATCTTCGATAAACCAATGAAGTATATATTGGACAAAATCGCAATAAGTGAAGATATTAAAGGCATTTTGCTTGGACAGAAGTCATTGCAAAACGATATATTGTCATTAGTTATAGCCTATGAAAGTGGTGCTTGGGAGAAAGTTGATTCACTAGTAAAGGAATTTAATATTAGAGAAAAGGAACTTACAAAGTCTTATTTAAACTCCATTAAATGGGTAAGTGATTTTAATATATAA